A genomic window from Pelagicoccus albus includes:
- a CDS encoding DUF2062 domain-containing protein: protein MMTIEPETRNEQEKRSHAHNRFRRAKQILRPLPRRANLHRWPILKWFAKAARKSPYLWRFGEREVRMAIYMGSIIAFLPIFGAQFVAAFFVALALRANLLVIMAVQLVTNIFTAIPIYTFTAWTGGWLVDLWGLPSLHSGISKAAYNMVIGGIIVGIFFGFIVDLVFRFFIFKRLSKSVDVKRMLKS from the coding sequence ATGATGACCATCGAACCAGAGACACGCAACGAGCAGGAAAAACGCTCGCACGCGCACAATCGGTTTCGAAGGGCTAAACAAATCCTGCGACCTCTGCCTAGGCGGGCTAACCTGCACCGATGGCCGATCTTAAAATGGTTCGCCAAAGCCGCCCGCAAGTCTCCCTATCTTTGGAGGTTTGGCGAAAGAGAGGTCCGCATGGCCATCTATATGGGCAGCATCATCGCCTTTTTGCCCATATTCGGGGCCCAGTTCGTAGCGGCCTTCTTTGTGGCCCTAGCCTTGCGAGCAAACCTACTCGTCATCATGGCAGTCCAGTTGGTGACTAACATTTTCACAGCCATCCCAATCTACACTTTCACCGCATGGACTGGAGGTTGGCTAGTCGACCTATGGGGCTTGCCCTCCTTGCACTCCGGAATTTCCAAAGCGGCCTACAATATGGTAATCGGCGGGATTATCGTGGGCATCTTTTTCGGCTTCATCGTGGATCTCGTATTTCGCTTCTTCATCTTTAAGCGACTCTCCAAGAGCGTAGACGTGAAGCGAATGCTCAAAAGTTAG
- a CDS encoding sugar phosphate isomerase/epimerase family protein yields the protein MPRPVTLFTGQWADLPIAELAPLVKKMGYDGVELACWGDHFDVDQAFRSKKYCQEKWELLAEHGLNCYSISNHLVGQAVCDPIDERHKAILPPEIWGNGDPEGVRKRAAKAMIKTAKAARKFFDCKPGRGKKDDFPVVVNGFTGSSIWHALYAFPPTDQAYIDKGFADFAKRWIPILDAFDKVDVNFGLEVHPTEIAFDTATARRAIKAVKGHKRFGFNYDPSHLGYQGVDYVRFIREFSDRIYHVHMKDVWWGHGDGSVGVFGGHTNFGDPKRFWDFRSLGHGDINFEEIIVALNDINYVGPLSVEWEDIRMDRVHGGSEASEFVRKCDFPSSKVAFDAAFDKEQQ from the coding sequence ATGCCTAGACCTGTCACCTTGTTCACCGGCCAATGGGCCGACCTGCCAATCGCCGAACTAGCGCCTCTTGTCAAAAAGATGGGTTACGACGGAGTCGAGCTCGCCTGTTGGGGAGATCACTTCGATGTGGACCAAGCTTTTCGCAGCAAAAAATACTGCCAGGAAAAGTGGGAACTCCTGGCGGAGCATGGCCTTAATTGCTACTCGATTTCCAATCACTTAGTCGGCCAAGCCGTTTGCGACCCTATCGACGAGCGACACAAAGCGATCCTACCTCCCGAAATCTGGGGTAACGGCGATCCAGAAGGCGTTCGCAAACGTGCTGCCAAAGCGATGATCAAAACCGCTAAAGCAGCTCGGAAGTTTTTCGACTGCAAGCCGGGTCGCGGAAAAAAGGATGACTTCCCGGTCGTAGTAAACGGCTTCACTGGCTCCTCGATCTGGCATGCCCTGTATGCCTTCCCACCTACCGATCAAGCCTACATAGATAAAGGCTTCGCAGACTTCGCCAAACGTTGGATCCCCATATTGGACGCCTTCGACAAGGTGGACGTTAACTTCGGACTCGAAGTCCATCCAACGGAAATTGCATTCGACACCGCCACGGCTCGCCGAGCGATCAAAGCAGTAAAGGGACACAAGCGATTCGGCTTCAACTACGACCCTTCACACCTCGGGTATCAAGGAGTCGACTACGTTCGCTTCATCCGAGAATTCTCCGATCGCATCTACCATGTCCATATGAAGGACGTGTGGTGGGGTCATGGAGACGGATCCGTAGGCGTATTCGGAGGCCATACTAATTTTGGCGATCCAAAACGTTTCTGGGACTTCAGGTCTCTCGGACACGGAGACATAAACTTTGAAGAAATCATCGTTGCCTTGAACGACATCAACTACGTTGGGCCACTATCGGTCGAGTGGGAAGATATCCGCATGGATCGCGTACACGGTGGGAGCGAGGCCTCTGAATTCGTCAGAAAATGCGACTTCCCATCCAGCAAGGTCGCCTTCGATGCGGCTTTCGACAAAGAACAACAATAA
- a CDS encoding Gfo/Idh/MocA family protein: MKRKLRMGMVGGGQGAFIGAVHRAAANLDGQIELVAGAFSSDPARSKASGKELYIAPDRCYASYQEMAKAEAALPEDQRIDFVSIVTPNHTHFDVSKTFLQAGFNVICDKPMTFDLAQAKKMRSIVKKSGKVFALTHNYTGYPMVKEARDLVSKGKLGKILKIVVEYPQGWLLSALEKEDQKQAAWRTDPKRAGASCCIGDIGTHAENLARYITGLKITEMCADFTTFVPGRLLEDDGNILVHYDNGARGILYASQISGGDENNLNIRIYGEKASLEWHQEEPNDLIVKYADKPRQTLRRGNDYLSKAAKDNTRLPAGHPEAFIEAFANIYMAAAKAIDCEVHGKKMPKVLDFPNVEDGIEGMAFIETAVRSAKGKAKWTKFVKA, translated from the coding sequence ATGAAAAGAAAACTACGCATGGGCATGGTGGGAGGCGGACAAGGTGCCTTCATCGGAGCGGTACATCGAGCCGCCGCAAATCTCGATGGCCAAATCGAATTAGTGGCAGGCGCGTTCTCATCCGATCCAGCCCGATCAAAGGCATCCGGCAAAGAACTCTACATCGCACCTGACCGCTGCTACGCGAGCTACCAGGAGATGGCTAAGGCGGAGGCGGCCCTCCCCGAAGACCAACGGATCGACTTCGTATCGATTGTTACTCCCAACCACACACACTTCGACGTCTCCAAAACTTTCCTACAAGCTGGGTTCAATGTCATTTGCGACAAGCCTATGACCTTTGATCTGGCTCAAGCCAAGAAAATGCGGAGCATCGTCAAAAAGTCAGGAAAGGTCTTCGCTCTCACTCACAACTACACAGGCTACCCAATGGTCAAGGAAGCACGGGACCTCGTATCAAAGGGCAAGCTCGGCAAGATCCTGAAGATCGTTGTCGAGTATCCACAGGGCTGGCTGCTTTCCGCCTTGGAAAAGGAAGACCAAAAGCAAGCGGCTTGGCGAACGGATCCCAAAAGAGCGGGAGCATCTTGCTGTATTGGAGATATCGGTACACACGCCGAGAATCTTGCTCGCTATATCACTGGACTGAAGATCACAGAAATGTGTGCAGATTTCACGACCTTCGTGCCCGGGCGGCTGCTGGAAGACGACGGCAACATATTGGTCCACTACGACAATGGAGCTCGTGGCATCCTCTACGCATCCCAAATTTCCGGAGGGGACGAAAACAATTTGAACATTCGTATCTACGGCGAAAAAGCATCACTCGAATGGCACCAGGAAGAGCCAAACGACCTGATCGTAAAGTACGCCGATAAGCCTCGCCAAACATTGCGACGCGGAAACGACTATCTCAGCAAAGCGGCCAAGGACAACACGCGCCTGCCGGCTGGACACCCAGAAGCATTCATCGAGGCATTCGCCAACATCTACATGGCTGCCGCCAAAGCGATCGATTGCGAAGTCCACGGCAAGAAAATGCCAAAGGTCTTGGATTTCCCAAATGTGGAGGACGGTATAGAAGGCATGGCTTTCATCGAAACCGCAGTCCGCTCCGCCAAAGGAAAAGCCAAGTGGACGAAGTTCGTAAAAGCCTAG
- a CDS encoding chemotaxis protein CheX produces MPAQEVPTERLDNLAREAVVTVFDSMINETVTWLSRACLMENPSGDILAKLPISKGLYAIVVNWVGDAKGKVMLVLPKEAAEHFAMKLFDVPSLDWLEGDSEEALQDSLGELGNMLVGLVKGGLTKWYPNLALTTPKVLKNRRMKVDTSTMSFRRQYHFEGLGSELMIDFCCE; encoded by the coding sequence ATGCCCGCTCAAGAAGTTCCTACCGAACGATTGGACAACCTCGCTCGCGAAGCAGTGGTTACTGTATTCGATTCCATGATAAATGAAACAGTGACCTGGCTTTCCAGAGCCTGTCTCATGGAGAACCCGTCTGGTGACATATTGGCGAAGCTACCCATTTCCAAAGGGCTTTACGCGATCGTGGTCAATTGGGTCGGCGACGCTAAAGGCAAGGTCATGTTGGTCCTTCCTAAGGAAGCGGCCGAGCATTTCGCCATGAAGCTGTTTGACGTGCCTAGCTTGGATTGGCTGGAGGGCGATTCAGAGGAAGCTCTGCAGGACTCTTTGGGCGAACTCGGCAATATGCTTGTAGGCCTAGTCAAGGGAGGGCTGACCAAGTGGTATCCGAATCTGGCTCTTACGACTCCGAAAGTACTGAAGAACCGCCGCATGAAAGTTGATACTTCTACGATGAGTTTTCGTCGGCAGTATCATTTCGAAGGGCTTGGATCTGAGCTCATGATAGACTTTTGTTGCGAGTGA
- a CDS encoding putative metalloprotease CJM1_0395 family protein — protein sequence MIAPISSTRLSGFSTSAQTRNGSGEAENATSYEKKAEESKNEKEEFDPSNPQKLDEAEQKQVEDLKKRDAEVRAHEQAHMAAAGSLAMGGPNYVFQTGPDGKQYAIGGSVKIDTSPGKTPEESARKAQQIKAAALAPSEPSAQDLKVAASAAKLEAESEEKEDSPQDLFRKNNSSGLDASEDASGEISSIRQIFAPSSTQGEESDGQEQRRSQSSNVYMQLAAEKYSARKGLYTNG from the coding sequence ATGATCGCGCCGATTAGTAGCACCAGACTCTCAGGCTTCAGCACATCTGCTCAAACCCGGAATGGGTCGGGCGAGGCTGAAAACGCTACTTCGTACGAAAAAAAGGCGGAAGAGTCGAAAAACGAGAAAGAGGAATTCGATCCGTCCAATCCGCAAAAGCTCGATGAAGCAGAACAAAAGCAGGTCGAAGACCTAAAAAAGCGTGACGCCGAAGTAAGAGCTCACGAACAGGCCCATATGGCAGCCGCAGGGAGTCTGGCTATGGGGGGACCAAATTACGTTTTCCAAACCGGTCCCGACGGAAAGCAGTATGCCATCGGTGGCAGCGTAAAAATCGACACCAGTCCGGGAAAAACTCCCGAGGAATCGGCTCGGAAAGCTCAACAAATCAAAGCTGCCGCCCTAGCCCCTTCCGAACCATCTGCTCAAGACCTTAAGGTAGCAGCTTCAGCAGCGAAACTGGAAGCCGAGTCGGAGGAAAAAGAGGACTCTCCTCAGGATCTTTTCCGCAAAAATAATTCTTCTGGACTAGACGCAAGCGAGGACGCCAGCGGAGAGATTAGCTCCATTCGGCAAATCTTTGCTCCTTCTTCTACACAAGGCGAAGAAAGCGACGGGCAAGAGCAGCGGCGTAGCCAAAGCTCAAATGTCTACATGCAGCTTGCAGCCGAGAAATACTCGGCTCGAAAAGGCTTATATACCAACGGCTAA
- a CDS encoding SGNH/GDSL hydrolase family protein, which yields MKRIVLIGDQICSDLTPVLTALLKEKAELWLAPDPVRTSVDTLVGVREWIPKRQPSIAVLTSGVMDTRKICFGDSERVVPLDVYARNVRCALKIVLEQSTATPVWATIPAVDVRRVEDEEEFGYDNETVSLYNEEAKSVARSLGVQIIDLYGIVKAAARSDSARPDGIRLDQHASDYLAKAIATRLSDLISKS from the coding sequence ATGAAACGCATAGTACTCATAGGCGACCAGATCTGTTCGGATTTGACTCCAGTTTTGACTGCCCTTCTCAAGGAAAAGGCTGAACTTTGGCTTGCTCCCGACCCGGTCCGTACTTCGGTCGACACTCTGGTGGGCGTTCGCGAATGGATCCCCAAGCGCCAGCCAAGTATCGCGGTGTTAACCTCGGGCGTCATGGACACACGCAAGATCTGTTTTGGAGATAGTGAGCGAGTGGTACCGCTCGATGTCTACGCGCGCAATGTACGCTGTGCCTTAAAAATCGTTTTGGAACAGAGTACTGCCACCCCGGTTTGGGCAACGATCCCAGCAGTTGATGTGCGACGCGTTGAGGACGAAGAGGAGTTTGGCTACGACAATGAGACTGTGTCCCTCTATAATGAAGAGGCGAAGTCGGTCGCTCGTTCGCTTGGAGTCCAAATTATCGATCTGTACGGAATCGTCAAAGCGGCTGCCCGTAGCGATTCGGCGCGTCCGGATGGAATCCGGCTTGATCAACACGCAAGCGACTATTTGGCGAAAGCGATCGCGACTCGTTTGAGTGACTTGATCTCGAAAAGCTAG
- a CDS encoding LysR family transcriptional regulator: MELHQLRYFLAVAEEGNFTRAAEKSFVSQPSLSAQIIKLEGELGQKLFNRLGRKAELTRAGTFLESRARTILMEVENAERQIKENEDDVKGIVKVGVTPSVTPYLIPRVIKLCRERYPKLNIHVQENLRRRLIDEVAQGRLEVAVSSYTGDAPSIDAEPILREELVLAVSKDHPLAKKKSKISIDDFKDEPLVLLGESATLGDKVFDFFDRMNVEPNVVALCSQVRSVKEMVNLGVGVAILPAMAKEEHLPFEIVYRTLVSERMTRLLFALTHARRYLSPGARAFLDLIRDVAYTYDSK, translated from the coding sequence ATGGAATTGCATCAACTCAGGTACTTTTTGGCGGTTGCGGAGGAGGGAAATTTTACCCGGGCGGCAGAGAAATCATTTGTCTCGCAGCCTTCGTTGAGTGCTCAAATCATTAAGTTAGAGGGAGAATTAGGCCAAAAACTCTTTAACCGACTGGGTCGTAAGGCGGAGCTCACTCGAGCTGGGACCTTTCTGGAGTCGCGTGCTCGGACCATCCTGATGGAGGTTGAGAACGCCGAACGACAGATAAAAGAGAACGAGGACGATGTTAAAGGGATTGTAAAAGTGGGAGTGACCCCGTCGGTGACCCCTTATCTCATCCCGAGAGTCATCAAGTTATGCCGCGAGCGTTATCCGAAGCTGAACATCCACGTGCAGGAGAATTTGCGCCGACGCTTGATCGATGAAGTTGCCCAAGGGCGCCTGGAAGTCGCTGTATCCTCTTACACTGGAGACGCTCCCAGCATCGATGCGGAACCGATACTCCGAGAAGAGTTAGTTTTAGCAGTTTCCAAGGACCATCCGCTGGCGAAAAAGAAATCGAAAATCTCGATCGACGATTTCAAGGACGAACCTTTGGTGTTGCTTGGGGAATCGGCTACATTAGGCGACAAGGTTTTCGATTTCTTCGACCGCATGAATGTGGAGCCTAATGTGGTGGCACTGTGTTCGCAGGTTCGTTCTGTAAAGGAGATGGTCAATCTCGGGGTGGGGGTCGCGATCCTGCCTGCCATGGCTAAGGAAGAGCATTTGCCCTTTGAGATCGTGTACCGGACTTTGGTTTCCGAGCGGATGACGCGATTGCTTTTCGCCCTGACCCATGCTCGCCGTTACCTTTCGCCCGGAGCTCGGGCCTTCTTGGACTTGATTCGAGACGTGGCCTACACCTACGACAGTAAGTAA
- a CDS encoding chemotaxis protein — MTQNAATRDSILLESGTNEVEFIEFFLGGISHGINVSKVQRVMARSSVKVTGVAQAPYGTIGMIHIQDEPIMLMDLKSVLGIPFDPESLNLDRQLILVTSFNKQTTAFLIDGISKIHRTSWEFFEPLSQSATGYNGNSYSTGTVTIDENIIVILDLEQLMLSLFPSTHGAYTTEDLVECKEERTAIRILYAEDSKMVRTITEDILKQSGYIQIESFSNGEEAYSHLLKRISEGGPPSPYDLVLTDIEMPQMDGLTLCKRVKSEACPDSPPKVIVYSSLINKEMSLKCASVGADAQLAKPDVAQIVELIDSLCLPTSLN; from the coding sequence ATGACTCAAAACGCAGCGACGCGTGATTCGATCCTCCTCGAGTCCGGTACCAACGAAGTCGAATTCATCGAGTTTTTCCTGGGCGGAATAAGTCACGGAATTAACGTTTCTAAAGTGCAACGCGTCATGGCTCGCAGCAGCGTGAAGGTCACAGGCGTCGCCCAAGCGCCCTACGGGACCATTGGTATGATTCATATTCAAGATGAGCCCATAATGCTGATGGATTTGAAGTCGGTTCTGGGCATCCCCTTCGATCCAGAGAGTCTAAACCTAGATCGCCAACTGATCCTAGTCACATCGTTCAACAAGCAAACAACTGCCTTCCTGATCGACGGAATCTCCAAAATTCACCGCACCTCTTGGGAATTCTTCGAACCTCTCAGCCAGAGCGCTACCGGCTACAACGGCAACTCCTACTCAACTGGAACAGTCACTATCGATGAGAACATCATCGTCATCCTGGACCTCGAGCAGCTCATGCTGAGCCTCTTCCCGTCAACTCATGGGGCTTACACCACGGAAGACTTGGTCGAATGCAAGGAGGAGAGAACAGCGATCCGGATTCTCTATGCAGAGGATTCGAAGATGGTCCGCACCATAACAGAGGATATTCTCAAACAATCCGGCTATATTCAGATCGAATCATTTTCAAACGGGGAGGAAGCATACTCGCATCTCTTGAAAAGAATTTCAGAAGGCGGACCCCCCTCTCCCTACGATCTGGTTCTAACCGATATCGAAATGCCCCAAATGGATGGCTTGACCCTCTGCAAGCGGGTTAAATCGGAAGCATGCCCCGATTCGCCTCCCAAGGTCATCGTCTACTCATCTTTGATAAACAAGGAGATGTCCCTGAAGTGCGCTTCCGTCGGAGCAGATGCTCAACTGGCGAAGCCAGACGTGGCACAGATCGTAGAGCTCATCGACTCCCTCTGCTTGCCAACTTCGCTCAACTAA
- a CDS encoding DUF1343 domain-containing protein, producing the protein MRCAPTKKQGFSPIILILLSLIASCLLPVAAVGQDIQQTNTPQRTLLGIDVLAASNFDELENRRVGLLTHPAGVNRYGVSSIRVLHSAQNVNLTTLFGPEHGIYGDEKADVPVLDKIDSRTGLHVYSLYGKYRKPTPEMLSNIDTLVIDLQDIGTRSYTFVSCMKLALEACFENGKEVVILDRPNPLGGLKVDGPPLEEQWMSYVGSFQVPYVHGLTIGELARMAVSTPGILNITEEQRLNGTLKVVTMEGWNRYMSWPQTGLRWVATSPFIPDFESVVGYPMTGLGAQLGGFKHGIGSEYPFRCLRYGAMDIDQLHAELKACNIPGISFTKKKTNQGTGLYVRVTNWKTWRPTELSFYMMQLTAKFEAGNPFAQATEAQANLFNKHTGSSGWWTQLTQRGEHANVSGYITLWQRQAQQFQIESRKFWLYD; encoded by the coding sequence ATGCGGTGCGCTCCAACGAAAAAACAAGGCTTTTCGCCGATCATCCTAATCCTTCTTAGCCTGATTGCCAGCTGCCTGCTCCCCGTCGCAGCCGTAGGACAAGATATCCAACAAACCAATACTCCACAACGGACCCTGCTTGGTATCGATGTGCTTGCGGCTAGCAATTTCGACGAACTGGAAAACCGACGTGTCGGCCTCCTCACTCATCCCGCGGGTGTGAACCGTTACGGGGTAAGCTCCATCCGCGTCCTCCATTCTGCCCAAAACGTAAACCTCACCACCCTGTTCGGTCCGGAGCACGGAATTTACGGCGACGAAAAGGCAGACGTTCCCGTTCTGGACAAGATTGATTCCCGGACCGGACTGCATGTCTACTCCTTGTACGGAAAATACCGTAAGCCGACTCCGGAGATGTTGAGCAATATCGACACCTTGGTGATAGATCTGCAGGACATCGGCACCCGCAGCTACACCTTTGTGAGCTGCATGAAGCTTGCCTTGGAAGCGTGTTTCGAAAACGGTAAGGAGGTAGTCATTCTTGACCGCCCCAACCCGCTCGGCGGACTAAAAGTCGATGGACCGCCACTCGAAGAGCAATGGATGAGCTACGTCGGATCGTTTCAGGTTCCCTACGTACACGGACTCACCATCGGTGAACTCGCTCGCATGGCAGTATCCACACCGGGAATACTCAATATCACCGAAGAGCAGCGCCTAAACGGCACACTAAAAGTGGTTACCATGGAAGGCTGGAATCGCTACATGAGCTGGCCGCAAACAGGCCTAAGATGGGTGGCTACCTCTCCCTTTATCCCAGACTTCGAATCGGTAGTCGGCTACCCGATGACGGGGCTCGGCGCTCAGCTGGGAGGTTTCAAACACGGAATCGGTTCGGAGTATCCCTTCCGTTGCCTTCGCTACGGCGCCATGGATATCGATCAACTCCACGCCGAGCTGAAAGCCTGCAACATTCCGGGAATCTCTTTCACGAAGAAAAAGACCAACCAAGGTACCGGACTCTACGTGCGCGTCACCAATTGGAAAACATGGCGACCCACTGAGCTGAGCTTCTACATGATGCAGCTTACTGCGAAGTTCGAAGCTGGAAACCCCTTCGCCCAAGCGACCGAAGCCCAAGCCAACTTGTTCAACAAGCATACCGGTTCCTCCGGGTGGTGGACCCAACTCACTCAACGCGGTGAACATGCCAACGTAAGTGGATACATCACACTTTGGCAAAGACAGGCTCAACAATTCCAAATCGAAAGCCGCAAGTTTTGGCTCTACGACTAG
- the rapA gene encoding RNA polymerase-associated protein RapA has protein sequence MIKYAVGQRFVSEPEPELGLGIVEEVDGYRITLGFPATGERRIYAAGAAVLKRVSFRVGERVNGKSGASFTVEELDEKDGLIVYLGEGQSLLESDLVAAGNFSHPQDRLMAGQVDDDEVFALRYRALSMQSDLRGAELRGFFGGRLDLIPHQYYILKEVSSRQLPRVLLSDEVGLGKTIEACLILQRLRAVGRAQRALILVPEALVHQWFVELLRRFGLWFGIFDEERCRALEASNEGENPFLDEQLVLCSVDYLANSEVRSAQAIDAGWDLVVVDEAHHLEWSPEETSPEYALVESLGERSPGLLLLTATPTQLGVAGHFARLRLLDPDRYSDLDTFQKEMKEFEKVAEIAGKIIDEETLTAEDGEALKSIFDRDPEGLKARLRDLETGKPEARKSLIRSLLDEHGTGRVVFRNTRANMKGFPKRMYCPAPLEGHEDATLMAKLVRELEAESTNSESGIRYNFKGDPRLSWLVSFLKARKGVKTLLICKSRQKAIALEAALRESLNINIALFHEELQLVQRDRNAAWFAEEDGAQILICSEIGSEGRNFQFAHHLVLFDLPINPGLLEQRIGRLDRIGQTSTIQIHVPYVVASPQECIAEWCHQGLDAFETCVHGGSEYMARFADRLVSLAVEYGCSRNGSRDELEAFVQETQAFREELSLQLKKGRDRLLELNSFDSEVANDVIRRVKEAESDSELKGFLYDLLEFFGVRVDEQEDGDVILDPSHAFVESFPSLPPEGALATFERQRAISREDITFITPDHSLVGDAIDLLVTSEKGVSAFSLLESDEPGLSLEAIFMLETIALSNLHVDRFLSPTPVRVIVDIRGNDLSDERDFEWAEENLEPGDINRFLERPGFNREFLEAMIGGAEDIAKKKAGKLISTAKSKAKKVLQGEIDRLEDLQKINDNVRQEEIDAAKEELEGVRNAVGESSLRLDSIRLVVEGAVDGLQKD, from the coding sequence ATGATTAAGTACGCAGTAGGACAGCGATTTGTGAGCGAGCCAGAGCCTGAGTTGGGGCTTGGTATAGTCGAGGAGGTTGATGGTTACAGGATCACCTTGGGGTTTCCCGCCACCGGAGAACGCCGGATCTACGCCGCAGGCGCAGCGGTCCTCAAGCGAGTATCTTTTCGCGTGGGTGAGCGAGTTAACGGAAAGTCCGGCGCTTCTTTTACAGTGGAGGAACTCGATGAGAAAGATGGACTCATCGTTTATTTGGGTGAAGGGCAGAGCTTGCTAGAGTCTGACTTAGTCGCGGCCGGAAATTTCAGCCATCCTCAGGATCGGCTGATGGCAGGACAGGTGGATGATGACGAGGTATTCGCTTTGCGCTACAGAGCTCTATCGATGCAATCCGATTTGAGGGGAGCAGAGCTGAGAGGATTTTTTGGCGGCCGCTTGGATCTGATTCCGCATCAGTACTACATCCTGAAGGAGGTTTCATCGCGGCAATTGCCGAGAGTTTTGCTGTCCGACGAAGTTGGCTTGGGAAAGACCATCGAGGCCTGTTTAATCCTACAACGACTCAGAGCGGTGGGGCGTGCTCAGCGGGCTTTGATTCTGGTTCCGGAGGCCTTGGTGCATCAGTGGTTCGTGGAGTTGCTGCGCAGGTTTGGGCTTTGGTTTGGCATCTTTGACGAAGAACGTTGCCGTGCGTTGGAAGCGAGCAACGAAGGCGAAAATCCATTTTTGGACGAGCAGCTGGTGCTTTGTAGTGTCGACTATTTGGCCAATAGCGAAGTTCGTAGCGCTCAAGCGATCGACGCCGGTTGGGATCTTGTAGTGGTGGACGAAGCTCATCACCTGGAATGGTCCCCGGAAGAAACGAGTCCTGAGTACGCCCTGGTAGAGTCCTTGGGTGAGCGAAGCCCGGGCTTGTTGTTGCTGACCGCTACACCGACTCAACTAGGAGTGGCGGGCCATTTCGCTCGTCTCCGACTTCTCGATCCGGATCGGTATTCAGATCTCGATACTTTCCAAAAGGAAATGAAGGAGTTCGAAAAGGTCGCTGAAATTGCAGGAAAGATCATCGATGAAGAGACACTGACTGCTGAGGATGGCGAGGCTTTAAAATCTATTTTCGACCGTGATCCTGAAGGACTGAAGGCGCGTCTCCGAGATTTGGAGACAGGTAAGCCTGAAGCTCGAAAGTCGCTGATTCGCTCTTTGCTCGATGAACATGGCACGGGGCGAGTTGTATTCCGAAATACGCGGGCAAATATGAAAGGCTTCCCGAAGCGCATGTATTGTCCAGCTCCTCTAGAAGGTCATGAGGATGCCACTTTGATGGCCAAGCTAGTACGCGAGCTCGAGGCTGAGTCGACCAACTCGGAATCTGGAATCCGCTACAACTTCAAGGGTGATCCTCGTTTGTCTTGGCTGGTCTCCTTCCTGAAAGCGCGAAAGGGCGTTAAAACTCTGCTGATTTGTAAATCGCGTCAGAAAGCCATCGCCCTAGAGGCAGCCCTGAGGGAAAGCTTGAATATCAACATCGCTCTTTTCCACGAGGAGCTGCAGTTGGTGCAACGTGACCGTAACGCGGCCTGGTTCGCGGAGGAGGACGGCGCCCAGATTTTGATATGCTCTGAAATTGGTAGTGAGGGCCGCAATTTTCAGTTTGCTCACCACTTGGTGCTTTTCGATCTGCCCATTAATCCTGGTTTGCTGGAACAGCGTATCGGAAGACTCGATCGTATTGGACAAACGAGTACGATCCAAATTCATGTACCCTATGTTGTCGCTTCTCCTCAAGAGTGTATCGCAGAGTGGTGCCATCAGGGGCTAGATGCGTTTGAGACCTGCGTGCATGGAGGGTCCGAGTACATGGCTCGATTCGCAGACCGTCTCGTGTCATTAGCCGTTGAATACGGATGTAGTCGCAATGGCTCTAGAGATGAATTGGAAGCGTTTGTCCAAGAGACTCAAGCCTTTCGCGAGGAGCTGTCACTCCAATTGAAAAAAGGTCGCGATAGGCTGCTTGAACTCAACTCTTTCGATTCCGAGGTAGCGAATGACGTGATACGCCGAGTAAAGGAAGCGGAGTCGGATTCCGAATTGAAAGGTTTCCTCTACGATTTGTTGGAGTTCTTTGGAGTTCGCGTGGATGAACAAGAGGATGGGGATGTCATCCTTGATCCTTCTCACGCCTTTGTGGAGTCGTTTCCCTCTCTCCCGCCCGAGGGAGCCTTGGCAACCTTTGAACGTCAAAGAGCGATTTCTCGTGAGGATATTACCTTTATCACTCCCGACCATTCTTTGGTGGGCGACGCGATAGATTTGCTGGTGACATCCGAAAAGGGTGTATCGGCATTTTCATTACTAGAGAGTGATGAGCCAGGTTTGAGCTTGGAGGCTATATTCATGCTGGAGACCATTGCCCTGTCGAATTTGCATGTAGATCGATTCCTTTCCCCCACGCCGGTCCGCGTGATTGTGGATATCCGTGGAAACGATTTGTCGGATGAGCGAGATTTCGAATGGGCCGAGGAGAACCTTGAACCGGGAGATATCAATCGATTTCTCGAACGCCCGGGATTCAATCGGGAGTTTCTGGAAGCCATGATTGGAGGGGCGGAAGACATTGCTAAGAAAAAGGCGGGTAAGCTGATCAGTACTGCGAAATCCAAAGCGAAAAAGGTTCTGCAGGGAGAAATAGACCGTCTCGAGGATCTGCAGAAGATCAATGATAACGTCAGGCAAGAGGAGATCGATGCAGCTAAGGAAGAGTTGGAAGGAGTTCGCAATGCGGTAGGAGAATCTAGCCTGCGACTCGATTCGATCAGGCTCGTGGTGGAGGGAGCCGTTGACGGTTTGCAAAAAGATTAA